In Dermacentor silvarum isolate Dsil-2018 chromosome 10, BIME_Dsil_1.4, whole genome shotgun sequence, the genomic stretch TTGATGAAACTCAACGTTGAATATGCGTATTTTCTGACCCAAGCGTTTCTTTCGCGTAAGGGTTAAGCTAATGTGCTCCTTGAATCAATGAAATTTGACATCAGATAGTGGGCTTCATCCGGTTTGTCTACAGCAGCGTAGTGACCCGCTTCAAGTATAACCGCCTCGATGAAATTGTGCACTCTAACTATGTAGCCGCTTATGCTGTTAGAACCAGTCCTGCACATTCCATACAACGCCAGGCGAGTTTTGGTACTGCCACGCTCCTATCCAGTGCAGTGTACGGAAGAAAGCTCTCAGGTTGGTCGACGGAAGCAGTGTGTCCACTTGGCCCGTGTAGAACAGCACTTGACTGGAGTTAAGCAGCAGCTCTATCTGAGCGCTGATGTCGGTCACCATGTCCGGTGCTAAGCTGGCCATGAAGATTTGACTGTATGGTTCGAACTCAACGTCAAGTCCAACATGTATAGCTTCCCTGAAAGCCGCCGTATTGACGTAGTGGGAGTACTGGATAATATTTGCAGGCTTCTCAGAATACAGAGCGCTCGCTTGGTTGTTGTACAGCGTGAGATTTTGAAATAAAGTTGGGTTTGTGTTGTCGGTGAATACTGTTTGGAGCAAGAGGTAAAGAGCTTCTTTCACTCTACGAGACGCAAAGAGGTTTCTCATAGTCTGGAACTGCTTCGCGAAAGTGGCGCGACCTTCCTCAGTGAGCATTGAAGCACGGTACAGGAATTCGCTGGAGTCGGCTATATCGAAGATTGGCCCCAGGAATCCGACCCCAGCAATTGTTCCTTGGAGCTTGAGAGGTACCGACTTGACTTTGTGTTTGAGCAGATGGTATGCGATACCAACGGCGTATCTccctgaaaaaaacaaaaacaaaaaaaagaacagaacaaGAAATTCAAACTTAAATTTGATTACACGGCGACTTGTGCAGAGTATTCAAACCTTCGTTACAAACTCAGGCTAAGGCATTTTGTGTCGTGTTGCGCGTGAGCCTCGTAACAAGAGCACAAGTTGCCTACAATAAATGTGTGTGAGCAGATGACTACGGCACTCCGCGCGTTGTATTCACTGAAGGTTGAGAGTGAATGCGTACATTAAAGAAAGCTTGGGGTAGGAAATAGGATTATGTCatgacacaggaaaaaaaaaacgtgcaaggAAAAGATATGATAATATAACTGAACTGACAATGGGTAGGAGCCTGTGCTATCAGAGTTTTGCAGTCTTCTGCCAGAGTGGAAGTGAATTTTGCCTTGCAAACAGAATATGTGCCGACAAAGGCCGGAAGGCGTGCTGCTCGCGAAAGGTACACATCAAAAGAAAGATCTGTGTGAAAGGAATGGCAAGAAGATCGCTTAATCACGGCTCATGTTCTCGTACCAGcacacagaaaacacaagattttCGTCTGCATTACCCTTTGCACGAGAAGTGAGAGCGCAAATCTTTGTAATACTAGGATATTATGCCACGGTGGCCTTGTATGGAAAATGAAGAATACGAAAGAAAACGGCATTACTACAGATTCAAAATTTTTACAGAATAAGTAAATGCGACACGTGTGTAAAAGCGACACTTGTCAAGCTTGCTGGTAAGCAAAAACAATTTTATTAGATCCCGTTGGTGCTTGGGACAGTGTATAAGACAAATGCTTGTCATATTGATGGGAAATCTGTTAAAACCAAAGCAAGCTCCAGCTTGCACTTGATTTGACTGAAGAATATTTATATGTGCTCGAACGTTTCCCCATCCTCGGTGTTAGTGGCAGGCCTATCACCTGCATTAATTCACTGTAGATATCATTTGCAGAGAAACACGCAAGGAGGTTGCTGGTAATGGACACTTCCGTGAAAAAATAAATTTCGGTAGCATTTTTAATGTGAACTGGCTGCTCATTGCTATCCCGGGTTAACGCATCTTAATTTGTACTTCCCAAGCCATAAAATAAAGTACAAAAAGGTGTCATTGCataagctagagcactgcacgggctcgggcttacccgaaagcccgagcccggcccggcccgtgggccgggccgggccgggtagcacagttttttcacgggctcgggccgggctcgggcacggcgtgtgctttttgactcgggcccgggccgggctcgggttttttgaagcgggcccgggccgggctcgggctttctggtggtgtggaTGTAATGTGCAgcaagttattctcgggtgtctcaactctgaaaaacattatttttcggtctcgggccgggttcgggccggtttcgagtcgggccggggccgggctcgggcctagggtaaaggggtggcgggccgggccgggcgggtaatgtagattatttccgggcccgggccgggcccgggtctcgccataaaagttttgatcgggctcgggcgggccgcccaacgtaaaaacgggcccgggccgggcccgggctgaaaaaatcggcccgtgcagtgctctagcataaGCTGTCAAAATTTTCAAccagttagaacgtaaaaaactaaaaagaaaatCCGTATTGATGGCCATAAGTGAAACTTAGGGAACTCACTGACAGGAGCTTTCAGGCTATTCTGTGGAGGTTGTTTCTAGCTATTGTACTAGAAAATGAAATAATTTTTCAGCACAAAAAAGaatggcagtttcacccgaagccGAAGCATTGAAACCGATAACAAGCTTTAGCGTAACGTTCAAGCTCCTGCCACGGTGTTCAAACAATGCGCTGCGTGACAAGGTGCGATGCAATACGCGGGACAACTGCTGCGTCGCAGCAGGAACAGCAGTACCCTGACACGTCACCACTTTTGTGTGTCACAACTTTAGCGTGTCACCGCTTGTCGCAACACCAGACGTGTCACAACTTTTAGCGCAATGAAGAACGCCAGCCCAGGCATCGCACCTGAGTGGTGCGCCAGACGAGACCGACGGCAAACCATTGGCTGTTTTTCAGCGTGTGATGCAAGAATAGACAAATGTAGCTCGAGGTTTGCTATCCGTTTCGCTCCGACCAGTGTATGCACGCGTTAAacgcacacagctgctcagcatgaacgctaatgtgtgtgtgtgtgcgcaccaCGCTTATGCGATCGAGCAGCGGGAGTTTATGCAAATTTATGTATGCAAGTTTTTGAAAGCAAATAAAGGAAGATTCCCACCTCCGTACGACTCTCCGGCGACATAGAAGTCTCTCTCCTTGTATTCAGGGAAGAGAATCAGGAACTGGCCCAGAAATTCAGCGACAGCCGCGCTGATGTCCTCCAGACTGTGTGCGTAACCCGAGGGATCCTTCGTAAAGCTGTAGCCAGCCCCAACAGGAACGTCCAGGTAGATGACGCTAACGTTCTTTTGAATAGTCCGGAGCCGCTTGTACAAGTTTCCGTCGCCGTTTATCGCCAATGGTCCGATTTCGAGAAATTGTCCGAAAAGAGATGATAGTCCGGGACCTCCCTGTGTCCAAAGCACAAGCGGAGTGGCGGACGTGTGCTCCTGAAAAATTGGTTAGTTGCCATGTTGCAATTTCTAATTTTATGGTTTCGGTTACCATGTGGCAGTACAGTATTGCATTCGCCAGTATTGCGAGTTTGAAGCACTAGGATGTAGCTGTGATACAATGCGCATGTGAAGAAGAAAACTTGCAGCCACAGCTTCGTTGGGGTTGCAGACGAACTGGCTTAAAAGGCTGTGCCAGCGCTCGGTATATTATATAATATTTATGTAATATATTTTACTTATACTATTATTTTGCGTGCTAACAGAAAGAGGAAATACAGGCAGAATCGATCTCAAGAGTGCAGTTTCACTAAAATTGATTTGTTGCTTGTACAGCTTCGCGAGGCAATTTAACCGAAAGATGttttattttactttgtttttACTTTTCAAATTGCTGTCATGCTTTAAAACTGGCTTTGTATAAGCTCCGAAATAGCTAAGAAAATACTCTTCGTATTACGAGCTGAAAGCCTACTGTGCACCAAATGGTATTCACAGTGCTGTGTAACGAATAGATCTTGTGTTGTGCTTGGTCTCAACACAGGCTATACCTTAGATATTCTTTATCAGACACTCCGCACGATTATCTATTTTTCTAGAAGGCGCTTTATGCTCTTTCTACCTATTACGCTTAGCAAATGGACCCATCTACATGTATATTCACATTTCATTTTGATTGTGTTGCCGGAATCCTCCTGCTGCAAATATAAATAAGAATGTTATGAAAGCGTGTTTATTCCGAATATTAGCTTCTCCAGCGATATCGACGTTCGTGTCGAGGTATTATTATGTTAATGAAATAGCTGCAGTTGTAGATAAAACGGGGAAAAATACTGCCGAATGGTGATCGGATGAAAGAGCGATTAGAAAATCGCAAAATGAATTTATTGTTATGATAATCATACCGAAAGAGAGCGTCAGTCTTATCTTTTCTCTGCAAGATATGGCATACTCTACAGCTGCTCTTGAAAGAAGACAATGAACGATAAAAAATACATATTCCTTATCTTGAAACGGGGCTAAGCATTAGTGGCTGCAATGTGTAGGTTGAAGTGACAGCGTCAGATGCAGTGATGGTGATCATTAATATATAATCATCATGGTCACACCAGTGCTGTCAGATTGTACGCTTAACGTGTGTGGGCTCGCCCattttttccttgctttcttcAAGAAAGAACTAAAAGAGTATTTGAAGAAGCGTGGTCAGCTGTTGCGTACTCGCCTGCGTGCTAATCTGCGGGATAAGCGACGTAGGAAGAGAGGCCTTAGAGAAGGTAAgtgaagaataaagaaaaaaagacacgTAACTCGTTATTTAGTCATTACAAAAACGAATAATAAGTGAACCTATATCTTCAAGTGTAGAGCTGAAAATCCTGACTGTTAATATGGTAAAATCTTTTCACAAGGCGCAAACGGTGAGTCATAACTTCAAGGGCGACAGCACACATGTATGAAACCAAGAAGTTGATGATTTTACGCTATTATTAGGGTCGAGATTAAAGCCCGATATATTTTATTGCGGGCTCGAAGTCCAAGCAGGCTAGAGCGTAATGGCCACATAAATACAAAGAGCGCTATACAAAGCAATTGGTACAACATCAACCAGGAACAAAGAAGTAAGCTGTATAATTATTAGTGTCAAAGTCTGTCAAAGGTCGAGCGTTTCCACGCGATATGTGGTAACTGGCTTCGCCGTGCCTTTAAAATCTGCGTTCAAGCTGAAAATGATTAAGCGACAGCATGGTCCCGCAAAGTAACGCAGTATTGCCATTACATAATTAAGTCGGCTGGTGTACGGGATGGTTAGTCCAAACCATTGACGGGATGCCTCGAAACGCCAGCGGCATACATCGTGGAAGCTTTGATCAGCCGCGTAATCAATAGTTTAAGAACCCAGTAAGTGCTCTTTCACTGCAAAGCAATAGCGAACGGGTGTAAGGTGAAAGAGGAGCATGAAGACAGGAGGCACTGAGTGACAACTTCGTAGCTCGTGCGCTCCTGTCTTGTTCGTCCGTCTATTTTACGGTGCAGTTCGTTCTGGGAAGCGAACTTTTACCTGAGCTCGTGTGTAGAGGAAGAAGAGATGGCTCCCGAGTGTCTTGTTCACAGTGATGAAGCCCGAGTGAGCAGTGACGTTCACCTCGTCTTTGAAACAGCTTCACTCTGCTTATAGCCCTGGCGTCGTTACAGTTGTTCTGTTCTATAAAGGGTGTCAGGAACAGTGGCCCAGAACCTGTGGAGCTGCAGAAGATGGACATTTATTGAGGACATCATCTAGTAAAGACTCAGACCCTCTTATTGCTACTCTCGTACATTGCCATTTCTACAGGAAATTCCTGCGCGCGTTCAAGACTACATTATGCCAGTAGGAATTAGATGATAAGAAAGACGTGTTTGCCTTCATTTTTGCTTAAACAGATTGTAACGCGATTCGGCGGTAACTGCTTCTAATGTAGAAAAGCGTATTGGTCGAGTGGTGCAAAATTTGTATCGCTCAAAatcgatatttattattattactgtcaACTGGAAGTTGAGTGAGGAAGTATTATTGACAcgcgtacttgttta encodes the following:
- the LOC119431575 gene encoding probable serine carboxypeptidase CPVL; this encodes MPAEITTQGPLTQATVCPGVLPQRHPPNPPISGGPGLSSLFGQFLEIGPLAINGDGNLYKRLRTIQKNVSVIYLDVPVGAGYSFTKDPSGYAHSLEDISAAVAEFLGQFLILFPEYKERDFYVAGESYGGRYAVGIAYHLLKHKVKSVPLKLQGTIAGVGFLGPIFDIADSSEFLYRASMLTEEGRATFAKQFQTMRNLFASRRVKEALYLLLQTVFTDNTNPTLFQNLTLYNNQASALYSEKPANIIQYSHYVNTAAFREAIHVGLDVEFEPYSQIFMASLAPDMVTDISAQIELLLNSSQVLFYTGQVDTLLPSTNLRAFFRTLHWIGAWQYQNSPGVVWNVQDWF